In Miscanthus floridulus cultivar M001 chromosome 5, ASM1932011v1, whole genome shotgun sequence, one genomic interval encodes:
- the LOC136450670 gene encoding LOW QUALITY PROTEIN: protein RETICULATA-RELATED 5, chloroplastic-like (The sequence of the model RefSeq protein was modified relative to this genomic sequence to represent the inferred CDS: deleted 5 bases in 4 codons): MMATEPSSPGGSSPGNPVEDLETLPLDSSSSVGVAATTDPPPPPSSTSSPTAGENHGAFLDEEDEDGVEDFTPPPAPHAAAAATKSREASPGFAEITVSEPRKHAEPATGAVGVIPGSASYVSYLIATRVPDGGEFRVRRRFRDVVALADRLAETHRGLFVPARPDKSIVEGQVMQRHDFVNQRCVTIQRYLRRLAAHPVVGRSPVLHAFLTEPSGIPTSDGESPRWSPAMSAATSMAAAAPVTPTKSGRDFFGVFKDLKQTVTNGWVAVRPPPVEEEIDTKYLVHKAKLEDLEKHLVTASQQAEAFVKAYDDLRATTGVLGMSFIKLAKFEKEQATCSSQKRQAADISNFASAVVRVSRSQAKLNAEIVKHLGIIHEYMETMASVHNAFTARSNALLRVQNLSAELYFLHTRAGKLEFVSSRGMDQERSRYQKIEELKETVRATEDAKAHALKELELIKENNMNEIKRFNKERRQDLVEMLKGFVSDQATYSDHFASIWTKVAEEARRRVWEKLMAARVVYLGEAELVPDRDDRVLELEIVRKLAAACAEAGRSISLALEAFPCDLQEQLNQFMDGRIDGNSLRFYTSHWAPERWQEYEPLLNYCRDNGIKLVACGTPLEVVRTVQAEGIRGLSKAQRKLYAPPAGSGFISGFTSISGRSLIDKISSTRGSPFGPSSYLSAQARVVDDYTMSQTIMKEITNGDPSGMLVVVTGASHVMYGPRGIGVPARISKKMQKKKQVVILLDPERQSIRREGEIPVADFLWYSAAKPCSRNCFDRAEIARVMNAAGRRREALPQDLQKGIDLGVVSPEILQNFFDLEKYPVMAELIHRFQGFRERLLADPKFLHRLAIEEGISITTTLLAQYEKRKGRFFEEIDYVLTDTIRGSVVDFFTVWLPAPTISLLSFADDGSGESVELLKGILGSVPDNAFQKGIVGQNWNINQRFASVLMGGLKLAGVGFISSIGAGVASDVLYGARQIIKPSASMEVGRKRTPIWKAATVYSCFLGTSANLRYQVIAGLIEHRLGEDLMAYYNQPLLASLVSFVSRTVNSYWGTQQWIDLARATGVQSTKKELPSPEVSSASEMPLLECGTTEVQNVDDSSNNQSNDLT; the protein is encoded by the exons ATGATGGCCACCGAGCCCTCGTCCCCGGGGGGC TCGTCCCCGGGGAACCCCGTCGAGGACCTCGAAACACTACCCCTCGACTCCTCCTCCAGTGTCGGTGTCGCGGCCACGACCGACCCACCTCCTCCCCCCTCGTCCACCTCCTCTCCTACCGCTGGCGAGAACCACGGCGCGTTTCTGGACGAAGAGGACGAGGATGGGGTGGAGGACTTCACGCCTCCCCCGGCTCCCCACGCCGCTGCGGCTGCGACGAAGTCCCGCGAGGCGTCGCCGGGGTTCGCTGAGATCACTGTCTCCGAGCCTAGGAAGCACGCGGAGCCCGCGACCGGAGCCGTTGGCGTCATTCCAGGCTCGGCCAGCTACGTCTCCTACCTCATCGCCACTCGGGTGCCCGACGGCGGCGAGTTCCGCGTGCGTCGGCGCTTCCGCGACGTCGTGGCGCTCGCCGACCGCCTCGCGGAGACACACCGCGGCCTCTTCGTACCGGCAAGGCCCGACAAGAGCATCGTCGAGGGGCAGGTCATGCAGCGGCACGACTTCGTGAACCAGCGGTGCGTCACGATCCAGCGCTACCTCCGCCGCCTCGCCGCGCAC CCCGTTGTCGGCCGCAGCCCCGTCCTCCACGCCTTCCTCACCGAGCCTAGCGGTATCCCCACTTCGGACGGTGAGTCCCCCAGGTGGAGCCCTGCGATGAGTGCTGCCACGTCCATGGCTGCTGCCGCTCCAGTGACGCCTACGAAGAGTGGGAGGGACTTTTTTGGGGTGTTCAAGGACCTGAAGCAGACAGTAACCAATGGGTGGGTGGCAGTAAGGCCACCTCCAGTGGAGGAGGAGATCGACACAAAGTACCTTGTGCACAAGGCCAAGCTTGAGGACTTGGAGAAGCATCTGGTGACAGCATCTCAGCAG GCAGAGGCATTTGTTAAAGCTTATGACGATCTTAGAGCAACGACTGGTGTCTTGGGAATGTCATTCATCAAACTGGCTAAGTTTGAAAAGGAGCAGGCTACGTGTAGTTCTCAGAAAAGACAAGCTGCTGACATCAGTAATTTTGCCAGTGCTGTTGTTAGAGTTAGCAGATCACAGGCAAAACTAAATGCC GAAATTGTAAAACATCTG GGCATTATCCATGAGTACATGGAGACAATGGCTTCTGTTCATAACGCTTTTACTGCTCGTTCCAATGCTTTGCTTCGTGTGCAAAATTTGTCAGCAGAACTATATTTCTTGCATACCCGGGCGGGAAAACTTGAATTTGTATCATCGAGAGGAATGGATCAGGAAAGATCAAGGTATCAGAAGATAGAAGAACTGAAAGAAACAGTAAGAGCCACGGAAGATGCAAAAGCACATGCACTTAAAGAATTGGAACTTATCAAG GAAAACAACATGAATGAAATTAAAAGATTTAACAAGGAAAGACGCCAGGATTTGGTGGAGATGCTGAAAGGCTTTGTATCGGATCAG GCCACATACTCGGATCATTTTGCTAGCATATGGACAAAGGTAGCAGAAGAA GCGCGGCGGAGGGTGTGGGAGAAGCTGATGGCGGCGCGGGTGGTGTACCTCGGCGAGGCCGAGCTCGTGCCCGACCGCGACGACAGGGTGCTCGAGCTCGAGATCGTCAGGAAGCTCGCGGCCGCCTGCGCGGAGGCCGGGAGGAGCATCTCCCTCGCGCTCGAGGCCTTTCCCTGCGACCTCCAGGAGCAGCTCAACCAGTTCATGGATGGCAG AATTGATGGCAATAGCTTAAGATTTTATACATCTCACTGGGCACCAGAGCGATGGCAGGAGTATGAACCACTTTTGAATTACTGCCGTGATAATGGAATAAAGCTTGTTGCCTGTGGAACTCCACTTGAG gTGGTAAGAACTGTGCAAGCGGAAGGAATTAGAGGCCTTTCAAAAGCTCAAAGAAAGCTTTATGCTCCTCCAGCTGGCTCAGGCTTCATTTCTGGTTTTACATCCATCTCAGGCCGATCATTGATAGACAAAATTTCATCAACTCGTGGTTCCCCTTTTGGCCCAAGCTCATATTTATCAGCACAGGCAAGAGTAGTTGATGATTATACCATGTCCCAGACAATAATGAAAGAAATTACTAATGGAGATCCTTCAGGGATGCTCGTTGTTGTAACTGGTGCGAGTCATGTTATGTATGGACCACGAGGAATTGGTGTTCCCGCTAGGATATCTAAAAAGAtgcaaaagaaaaaacaagttgtgaTACTCCTTGATCCTGAGAGACAAAGTATAAGGAGAGAAGGTGAAATCCCTGTAGCTGATTTCTTATGGTACTCTGCTGCCAAGCCATGCAGTCGGAATTGCTTTGATCGTGCTGAAATTGCTAGAGTTATGAATGCTGCTGGCAGGAGACGTGAAGCTTTACCTCAG GATCTTCAGAAAGGAATAGATCTTGGTGTAGTTTCTCCTGAGATATTGCAGAACTTTTTTGACCTTGAGAAATACCCTGTTATGGCGGAACTGATTCACCGTTTCCAA GGTTTCCGTGAAAGGTTGCTAGCAGATCCCAAGTTTCTGCATAGATTAGCTATTGAAGAGGGTATATCAATAACTACCACTCTTCTAGCACAATATGAAAAACGAAAAGGACGG TTTTTCGAAGAGATCGACTATGTTCTCACTGATACAATTAGGGGTTCTGTTGTTGACTTCTTTACAGTGTGGCTTCCTGCACCTACAATTTCGCTCTTATCTTTTGCCGACGATGGCTCTGGTGAGAGTGTGGAGCTTCTGAAAGGAATTTTAGGATCAGTGCCAGATAATGCATTTCAAAAGGGTATTGTTGGGCAGAATTGGAACATTAACCAGAGGTTTGCATCGGTGCTTATGGGTGGTCTAAAACTTGCTGGCGTCGGATTCATTTCTAGTATTGGAGCTGGAGTTGCTTCAGATGTCTTATATGGTGCCCGTCAGATTATTAAACCTTCTGCAAGTATGGAAGTGGGGCGCAAAAGAACTCCGATCTGGAAAGCAGCAACTGTTTATAGTTGCTTCCTTGGAACATCAGCAAACCTGCGATATCAG GTCATAGCTGGTCTGATTGAGCATCGGCTAGGAGAGGATCTGATGGCCTACTATAACCAGCCACTTCTTGCTAGCCTGGTGTCCTTCGTTTCAAGGACAGTTAACTCATACTGGGGAACACAG CAATGGATCGATCTTGCACGAGCTACAGGCGTGCAAAGTACTAAGAAAGAGCTGCCTTCTCCTGAGGTTTCGAGCGCATCTGAAATGCCACTGCTAGAATGCGGCACGACAGAAGTACAGAACGTGGACGACAGCAGTAATAACCAATCAAATGACTTGACATAG